The Chloroflexota bacterium genome segment GCTGCTTGAGGCCATGGCCGCCGGCCTGCCGGTGGTGGCCAGCGACATCCCGGGCTACCGCGCCCTACTGCTGGACGGCGAGGGCGCGCTGCTGGTGCCGCCCAAGGACGACGCGGCGCTGGCGCGTACGCTGCTTCGCCTGATGCGCAATGAAACCAAGCGCGCGCAAATGACAGCGTTCGGCGAGCAGCGCGCCCAAGCGTTTGCCTGGCCGAAAATCGCGGCCCGCGTGGTGGACTACTACGAAGAGTTGCTCAACGAACGCGAAATCGGCGGGCGCTATTGGGCCTTCACGCCCAGCGCCGCAGAAGCGGCGGCTCGCTGATGATCAACCAGCGCATGCAAGCGCGATCGCGGCGGCTGGCCGAGCGAGTGGTGGCGCCGCTGGCGCGCACCGGCATCGATCCCAACGTGCTCACGATCACCGGGCTCGTGCTGTCGTTTCCGACGGCCGTGGTCATCGCGCTGGGCTGGCAGGTCGTCGGCGGCGTGATGCTGCTGTTCAGCGCCGGCTTCGACATGTTCGACGGCGCCGTGGCTCGCGTCAGCAACCGCCGGTCGGACTTCGGCGCGTTCCTGGACTCGACCCTGGATCGCTGGGGCGAGGGCGTGATCTTCACCGGGCTCACCTGGTATTTCGTGGACGTCGGCGCGCGGGCGGAAACGGTGCTAGCCCTGCTGACGCTGGTCGGCTCCATGCTGATCAGCTACACGCGCGCGCGCGCCGAGGGTCTGGGCGTGGAATGCAAGGTCGGCTTCTTCCAGCGGCCGGAGCGACTGATCGTGCTGGGCATCGCACTGCTCACGCCGTTCGGAGTGCTAAGCGGCGCCATGTGGTTCCTCGCCATCGCCACCCAGCTCACCGCCGCCCAGCGCGTGCTGCACGTGCACAGCCAGATCGAGCGCGCGAAGCAGCGGAAGGCACGCGAGGGCGAGGACGGCGGGCTGTAAGCCGCGCCCAATCCGTTCGCCCTGAGCTTGTCGAAGGGCGCCTCCCAGGACCATCGACCCGATCGTGGTTCGACAGGCTCACCACGAACGGCTTCGTCGACCGCTCTGCTTACCAGT includes the following:
- a CDS encoding CDP-alcohol phosphatidyltransferase family protein, with product MINQRMQARSRRLAERVVAPLARTGIDPNVLTITGLVLSFPTAVVIALGWQVVGGVMLLFSAGFDMFDGAVARVSNRRSDFGAFLDSTLDRWGEGVIFTGLTWYFVDVGARAETVLALLTLVGSMLISYTRARAEGLGVECKVGFFQRPERLIVLGIALLTPFGVLSGAMWFLAIATQLTAAQRVLHVHSQIERAKQRKAREGEDGGL